A single region of the Syngnathus acus chromosome 6, fSynAcu1.2, whole genome shotgun sequence genome encodes:
- the arih1 gene encoding E3 ubiquitin-protein ligase arih1, whose amino-acid sequence MDSDEGYTYEYDDEEEECSEDSGEEEPEDDTLELGEVELVDPVVAAAERDECGDTVGGGQGPGEEEEEDYRFEVLTAEQILQHMVECIKEVNEVIQNPATITRILLSHFNWDKEKLMERYFDGNLDKLFSECHVINPSKKPRIRPPINTRSSVQDMPCQICYLIFPNSYFTGLECGHKFCMQCWGDYLTTKIIEEGMGQTISCPAHSCDILVDDNTVMRLITDSKVKLKYQHLITNSFVECNRLLKWCPAPDCHHVVKVQYPDAKPVRCKCGRQFCFNCGENWHDPVKCKWLRKWIKKCDDDSETSNWIAANTKECPKCHVTIEKDGGCNHMVCRNQNCKAEFCWVCLGPWEPHGSAWYNCNRYNEDDAKAARDAQERSRAALQRYLFYCNRYMNHMQSLRFEHKLYAQVKQKMEEMQQHNMSWIEVQFLKKAVDVLCQCRSTLMFTYVFAFYLKKNNQSIIFENNQADLENATEVLSGYLERDISQDSLQDIKQKVQDKYRYCESRRRVLLQHVHEGYEKDLWEYIED is encoded by the exons ATGGACTCAGACGAGGGTTATACCTATGAATACGACGACGAAGAGGAGGAATGTAGCGAGGACAGCGGCGAAGAGGAGCCTGAGGACGACACCTTGGAGCTCGGCGAGGTGGAGTTGGTCGATCCCGTTGTGGCCGCCGCGGAGCGGGACGAGTGCGGCGATACGGTGGGAGGCGGTCAAGGCCCcggcgaggaagaggaggaggactaTCGCTTCGAGGTTTTGACCGCTGAGCAGATCCTCCAGCATATGGTGGAGTGCATCAAGGAGGTCAACGAGGTTATCCAG AATCCTGCAACAATTACACGCATCCTTCTTAGTCACTTCAACTGGGATAAAGAAAAACTCATGGAAAG GTATTTTGACGGCAATCTGGACAAGCTCTTCTCAGAGTGTCACGTCATCAACCCCAGCAAGAAACCCCGCATCCGTCCTCCAATCAACACCCGATCGTCCGTGCAGGACATGCCCTGTCAGATCTGCTATCTGATTTTCCCTAACTCT TACTTTACCGGCTTGGAGTGTGGACACAAGTTCTGCATGCAGTGTTGGGGTGATTACCTGACTACTAAGATTATAGAAGAAGGAATGGGACAG ACCATTTCTTGCCCTGCTCATAGTTGTGACATTTTGGTTGATGACAACACAGTCAT GCGGCTCATCACAGACTCAAAAGTCAAGTTGAAGTACCAGCATTTAATTACAAATAGTTTTGTAGAG TGCAATCGACTGTTAAAGTGGTGCCCCGCTCCAGACTGCCATCACGTCGTTAAAGTCCAGTACCCAGATGCCAAACCAGTGAGGTGCAAGTGTGGCCGTCAATTCTG CTTCAACTGTGGGGAGAACTGGCATGATCCTGTCAAGTGCAAG TGGCTGAGAAAGTGGATTAAGAAATGTGACGATGACAGTGAAACTTCAAACTGGATTGCTGCAAATACAAAG GAGTGTCCAAAGTGCCATGTGACCATCGAGAAAGATGGAGGGTGCAATCACATGGTTTGTCGGAACCAGAACTGCAAAGCTGAGTTTTGCTGGGTCTGCCTGGGACCATGGGAACCTCATGGTTCTgcttg gtaCAATTGCAATCGCTACAATGAAGACGATGCCAAGGCCGCCAGAGACGCTCAAGAG CGCTCCAGGGCGGCCTTGCAGAGGTACCTGTTCTACTGCAACCGCTACATGAACCACATGCAGAGCCTGCGCTTTGAGCACAAGCTGTACGCTCAGGTCAAGCAGAAAATGGAGGAGATGCAGCAGCACAATATGTCCTGGATCGAGGTGCAGTTCCTGAAGAAGGCCGTGGACGTGCTGTGCCAGTGCCGCTCCACGCTCATGTTCACTTACGTATTTGCCTTCTACCTCAAGAAGAACAACCAGTCCATTATTTTTGAG AACAACCAAGCCGACTTGGAAAACGCCACTGAAGTGCTGTCTGGCTACCTAGAACGAGACATCTCCCAGGATTCCTTGCAAGACATCAAGCAGAAAGTACAAGACAAGTACAG ATACTGCGAGAGCCGGCGACGGGTTCTGCTGCAGCACGTGCACGAAGGCTACGAGAAGGACTTGTGGGAGTACATTGAGGATTGA
- the stoml1 gene encoding stomatin-like protein 1: MFGKSYQRLCQTDPIVPRTPGLFATDSYSQAGYYHKGLSFDYIPNISENDFSDSSQGWLSWICNLIVIFLVHVCTFVTFPITGWFVLKTVPNYQRIVVFRLGRVCPPKGPGIVLVLPLIDQWQRVDLRTRAFNIPPCQVHTRDGGLFFVGADIQFRIWNPVLSVVSVQDLNASTRMTAHNALTHSLAKKTVREIQTERVKLGEYLGVDINEMTRPWGLEIDRVELTPGSLLKAPEEGPPGPCDVPPSVPKVEDLTGTLQQLAMHFMSHSFQPQQESSVTFIDEQSGDHQAVATINSIEELLRAVQPVLSETLVNQVGACFQFEISSGEGQHRTYYVDLSQGHGAAGVGSLCRMPDVTLTMCDEDLLAMFQGRLQPFAAYSSGRLQLQGDIKTAMKLEELIKLLRQ; the protein is encoded by the exons ATGTTTGGGAAGTCTTACCAGCGTCTTTGTCAGACTGACCCGATCGTACCGCGGACTCCCGGACTATTTGCCACTGACAGCTACTCACAAGCGGGCTACTACCATAAAGGGCTGTCCTTTGATTACATCCCTAATATTTCTGAAAACGACTTCAGTG ATAGCTCCCAGGGATGGCTGTCATGGATTTGCAATCTAATTGTCATCTTCCTCGTCCACGTCTGTACTTTCGTAACCTTTCCAATAACAGGATGGTTTGTATTAAAA ACGGTGCCAAACTACCAAAGGATCGTGGTGTTTCGCTTGGGTCGTGTCTGTCCTCCAAAGGGCCCTGGCATCGTCCTGGTGCTGCCCCTTATTGACCAGTGGCAGAGGGTTGACCTGCGCACCCGTGCTTTCAATATCCCTCCATGCCAG GTACATACCAGGGATGGTGGCCTCTTCTTTGTGGGAGCAGACATTCAGTTTAGGATTTGGAACCCGGTCTTGTCTGTGGTGTCAGTACAGGATCTTAACGCTTCAACCAGGATGACGGCACACAACGCTTTAACTCACAGCCTGGCGAAGAAGACTGTCAGAGAGATCCAAACAGAAAGAGTGAAACTGGGAGAATATCTTGGg GTGGACATAAATGAAATGACTCGGCCCTGGGGGCTAGAGATTGACAGGGTGGAACTCACTCCAGGTTCTCTTCTCAAAGCCCCTGAGGAAGGACCCCCAGGGCCTTGTGATGTTCCTCCCTCTGTACCTAAAGTGGAGGACCTCACAGGTACCCTTCAACAACTTGCCATGCACTTTATGAGCCACAGCTTCCAGCCTCAACAAG AGAGCAGTGTAACGTTTATCGATGAGCAGAGTGGCGACCATCAGGCTGTGGCCACAATAAATTCGATTGAAGAGTTGCTCCGTGCAGTCCAGCCTGTCCTCTCTGAAACTTTGGTGAACCAGGTCGGCGCCTGCTTCCAGTTTGAGATCAGCTCAGGAGAGGGACAGCATCGCACTTACTATGTGGATTTGAGCCAAG GTCATGGTGCAGCTGGCGTCGGATCCCTGTGCAGAATGCCAGATGTAACTCTGACTATGTGTGACGAGGACCTTCTGGCCATGTTTCAGGGAAGACTGCAGCCATTTGCTGCCTACAGCAGTGGGAGACTTCAACTTCAGGGTGATATTAAAACAGCTATGAAATTGGAAGAACTCATAAAACTGCTTAGGcagtaa
- the LOC119124987 gene encoding cholesterol side-chain cleavage enzyme, mitochondrial: protein MTRWNLCHGSSASYLEKLMAAGVCRRRSSSSMPMVRQAFTENSSIIKPYSEIPGLWKNGIANLYNFWKLDGFRNLHRIMLQNFNTFGPIYREKVGYYESVNIINPEDAAILFKAEGSYPKRLKVEAWTSYRDYRNRKYGVLLKNGPEWRSNRVILNKEVISPKMQGNFVPLLDEVGHDFVARVHKKIERSGQNKWTTDLSQELFKYALESVSTVLYGERLGLMLDYIDPEVQRFIDSITLMFKTTSPMLYIPPALLRPIRAKVWLDHVHAWDGIFNQADRCIQNIYRQLRQETGHSKKYPGVLASLLMLDKLSIEDIKASVTELMAGGVDTTSITLLWTLYELARHPNLQEELRAEVLSARAQSQGDMVEMLKNIPLVKGALKETLRLHPVAVSLQRYTAEDIIIQKYHIPAGTLVQLGLYAMGRDPKVFHRPEQYQPSRWLRSESQYFRSLSFGFGPRQCIGRRIAETEMQIFLIHMLENFRVEKERHVTVQSTFELILLPDKPIVLTLKPLHSSR from the exons ATGACCAGGTGGAATTTGTGCCATGGCTCCTCTGCGAGCTACCTGGAAAAACTGATGGCAGCGGGCGTctgcagaagaagaagcagcagcagcatgccgATGGTTAGACAGGCGTTCACGGAGAACAGCAGCATCATCAAACCTTACAGTGAGATTCCCGGGTTATGGAAAAATGGCATCGCCAACTTGTACAATTTCTGGAAGCTGGATGGCTTCAGAAACCTTCACCGAATCATGCTGCAGAATTTTAATACTTTTGGACCCATTTACAG AGAAAAAGTAGGATATTACGAAAGTGTGAATATCATCAACCCAGAAGATGCAGCTATCCTGTTCAAAGCAGAAGGTTCATACCCGAAAAGACTGAAAGTGGAAGCCTGGACCTCATACAGAGACTACAGGAATCGGAAATATGGAGTTTTACTGAA GAACGGGCCAGAGTGGAGGTCAAACCGGGTCATCCTCAATAAGGAGGTGATCTCCCCGAAGATGCAGGGGAACTTTGTGCCCTTGCTGGACGAAGTGGGTCATGACTTTGTGGCCAGAGTTCACAAGAAGATAGAACGAAGCGGACAGAACAAATGGACCACGGACCTCTCCCAAGAGCTCTTCAAATATGCTCTGGAGT CGGTGAGTACAGTTCTATACGGGGAGCGTCTGGGCCTGATGCTGGACTACATCGATCCGGAGGTTCAACGTTTCATTGACTCCATCACCCTCATGTTCAAGACAACCTCACCCATGTTGTACATACCTCCGGCTCTACTCAGGCCGATCCGAGCCAAAGTGTGGCTGGACCACGTTCATGCTTGGGATGGAATCTTTAACCAAG CTGACCGCTGCATCCAGAACATCTACAGGCAGTTACGCCAGGAGACTGGTCATAGCAAAAAATACCCAGGAGTTCTGGCCAGCCTTCTCATGCTGGACAAGCTGTCCATTGAAGACATCAAGGCCAGTGTCACTGAGCTCATGGCTGGGGGAGTTGATACG ACTTCCATCACATTGCTATGGACATTGTATGAGCTGGCCAGACATCCAAACCTTCAGGAGGAGCTGAGGGCTGAGGTGTTGTCTGCCAGGGCACAAAGCCAAGGGGACATGGTGGAAATGCTGAAGAATATTCCTTTGGTCAAAGGAGCTCTGAAGGAAACACTAAG GTTGCATCCAGTGGCAGTGAGCTTGCAAAGATACACAGCGGAGGACATCATTATTCAGAAATACCACATTCCAGCCGGG ACCTTGGTGCAGTTAGGGCTCTACGCGATGGGGAGAGACCCCAAGGTGTTTCATCGTCCGGAGCAATATCAACCCTCTCGCTGGCTGAGGAGCGAGAGCCAATACTTCCGCAGCCTGAGCTTCGGCTTCGGCCCTCGCCAATGTATAGGACGCAGAATAGCCGAGACGGAGATGCAGATCTTTCTCATCCAT ATGCTTGAGAACTTCCGAGTGGAGAAAGAGCGACACGTGACTGTGCAGAGCACATTTGAGCTCATTCTCCTACCAGACAAGCCCATCGTATTAACTCTGAAGCCCCTGCACAGTAGTCGATAA